Genomic DNA from Klebsiella variicola:
ATTAAAACCGAGGGGCTGAGCGATCTGGTTCAGCCCCTGAAGAAAGCGCGTTAAGCTTTGGCGGCGTTGGCCTTTTCCTCAGCGAGACGCGCATCGGTTTGCTGCTTGTAGCGCCGCGCCAGCACCGCGCAGACCATCAGCTGGATTTGGTGGAAGATCATCAGCGGCAGCACCATGATGCCGAGGATGGAGGTCGGGAAGAGAATATTGGCCATCGGGATGCCGTTGGCCAGACTCTTTTTCGAACCGCAAAAGACGATGGTAATCTCATCGGCTTTGTTAAAGCCGCAGCGGCGGGCGACGAACACGTTAACGGCGATGACAATGGCCAGCAGCACCAGGCTGACCACCACGATAAACAGCAGCGATCCCAGACCGACTTTATGCCAGATGCCATTCACCACTGCCTCGCTAAAGGCGGAGTAAACCACCAGCAGAATCGAGGTCTGGTCGGTCTTACCAATCCACTTCTTATGCTTCGCCACCCAGTTGCCGATCCACGGCCGTGATAAGTGACCGAGTACGAAAGGCAGCAGCAGCTGCAGCATGATTTTACCGACCTGCTCGAGGCTGCCGCCTGCGCCATGAAGGTTCATCAGGACGCCAACCAGCAGGGGTGAAACAAAGATCCCCAGCAGGCTGGAGGCCGAGGCTGAGCACACCGCCGCCGCGACGTTGCCTCCGGCCAGTGAGGTAAAGGCGATAGCGGATTGCACGGTGGCCGGCAGAATGCACAGATAGATAAAGCCGCTGTAGAGCATCGGATCGACATTCACCGGCGCCCACCAGGCAAACAGAACCCCGAGTACCGGGAAGAGAATAAAGGTGCTGCACATCACCCACAGATGCAAACGCCAGTGGCTGCCGCCGGCGATAATCGCTTCCCGGGAGAGTTTAGCGCCGTGCATAAAAAACAGCAGGGCAATGGCGGCGGTGGTCAGATGTTCAAAGAAGGGAACGAAAGCGCCACGGGCGGGGAAGAATGAGGCCAGCAGGACAACGGTGACCAGGGTTGCCGTAAACGGATCGAGAATGCGGAAAAGTTTCATAAACGCTCCTGAAAAGAGATGCGCTATTGTGCTTTTTTTCATTTGAGAAATAAAATTGATTTATTGCATCTATTCATGAATAAAAAAGATGAATTACTCTCTGCGTCAGTTAAAAGTATTCGTCACCGTCGCCCGGGCCAGAAGCTTCAGCCGGGCAGGGGAGATGATTGGCTTAAGTCAGTCGGCCGTCAGCCATAGCGTCAAAGAGCTGGAGCATCAGACCGGCGTCCGGCTACTCGACCGTACCACTCGCGAAGTCGTGCTCACCGAAGCGGGTCAGCAGCTGGCGGGGCGGCTGGAGCGTTTGCTCGATGAGTTGACGATTACCCTGCGCGACGCCGGGCGCGTCGGCCAGCAGATGAGCGGTACCGTCAAGGTCGCCGCCAGTCAGACGATTTCCGCCCACCTGATTCCGCAGTGTATTGCTCACAGCAACCGTCGTTATCCAGATATCGATTTTGTGTTGCACGATCGGCCCCAGCAGTGGGTGCTGGAGAGTATTCGCCATGGGGAAGTGGATTTCGGCATTGTGATCGACCCCGGCCCGGCGGCAGATCTGCAGTGTGAAGTGGTCCTGGCGGAACCTTTTTTGCTGCTCTGCCGGGAGGATCATCCTTTTGCCGGCCTGACGGAGGTGCCGTGGCAAGCGCTGCAGGATGAGAGACTGATCCTGCAGGACTATGCCTCCGGCAGCCGTCCGCTGATTGATGCGGCCCTTAGCCGGCTGGCTATCCGGGCGAACATTGTGCAGGAGATTGGTCACCCGGCAACGCTGTTTCCGATGGTAGAGTCGGGAATTGGCATCAGCGTTCTGCCGGCGCTGGCGCTGCCGTTACCGCAGGGGAGCCATCTGACGGTGAAGCGGCTGACCCCGGTGATGGAGCGGCAGTTGATGCTGGCATGCCGGAAAAATCGCTCGCTGTCGACCGCCGCTCAGGCGTTATGGGAAATTGTGCGTGAAGAAGGGGCAAATTTAACCGCTGCGAGGGTGGAAGATCCGCTGTATCAGCGCTGACAGGGGGAGTGCTGCGGGGGAACTCGCGGCAAGACCGCAAACTGCGCATAGCAAAAAGGCGCCTTTAGGGCGCCTTTTTACATTGGTGGGTCGTGCAGGATGACTCGGCTTGGCCTCGCCCTTCGGGCCATCGCCGCAAGCGGCTCCGTTGTCTCACTGCGTTCGACCCGAACCTGCTGCAGAGAAACTCGTCTCATCCTGAGACTCGCCCTGCGGGCCAACGCTGCCGCGTTGTTCAAAATTGTTCCCGACAATTTTGTCGAATCGTTGAGTTCGGCGCATAGCAAAAAGGCGCCTTTAGGGCGCCTTTTTACATTGGTGGGTCGTGCAGGATGACTCGGCTTGGCCTCGCCCTTCGGGCCGTCGCCGCAAGCGGCTCCGTTGTCTCACTGCGTTCGACCCGAACCTGCTGCAGGTTCGAATCGTTGAGTTCGGCGCATAGCAAAAAGGCGCCTTTAGGGCGCCTTTTTACATTGGTGGGTCGTGCAGGATTCGAACCTGCGACCAATTGATTAAAAGTCAACTGCTCTACCAACTGAGCTAACGACCCGAAGTGGTGGGTGATGACGGGATCGAACCGCCGACCCCCTCCTTGTAAGGGAGGTGCTCTCCCAGCTGAGCTAATCACCCACTTCGGTACTTCACATTTTGACAGAAAATCCAGCTGGCGAGAAAGTGGTGGGTGATGACGGGATCGAACCGCCGACCCCCTCCTTGTAAGGGAGGTGCTCTCCCAGCTGAGCTAATCACCCACTTCTCAATTTTCTGTTCTACACGGCGGAGACTACGTTAAGTAGTGGTGGGTGATGACGGGATCGAACCGCCGACCCCCTCCTTGTAAGGGAGGTGCTCTCCCAGCTGAGCTAATCACCCCCGCTGTGTGGAGTCGCATTATAGGGAGAGTTGAAAATGAGTCAACGCCTTTTCTAAAGAATTCGTTCGTTCGTCGTAAAATTAAACAAAGCGATCGTAAAACCGGCGGCGTAGCATGATTTATAAACAAAAATGGCAAACCGTGACGTTCCGACGGGATCAACATTGAGGAATCAGCCCACGGTGTTAGAATATTGACCCATAATTTCCACCGGACATTGCCGGCTATCGGCATCTTTATTAAACGTAAGGCCAATTCATGAAAATCAAAACTCGCTTCGCGCCAAGCCCAACAGGCTATCTGCACGTTGGCGGTGCGCGTACTGCTCTCTATTCCTGGCTTTTTGCTCGTAACCACGGCGGTGAGTTTGTGCTGCGTATTGAAGACACCGATCTCGAACGCTCCACCCCGGAAGCAATTGAAGCCATCATGGATGGCATGAACTGGCTGAATCTGCAATGGGATGAGGGCCCTTATTACCAGACCAAACGTTTCGACCGTTATAACAACGTGATCGATGAGATGCTGGAAGCTGGCACCGCTTATAAATGTTATTGCTCGAAAGAGCGTCTGGAAGCGCTGCGCGAAGAGCAAATGGCGAACGGTGAGAAGCCGCGTTACGATGGCCGCTGCCGCCATAGCCACGAGCATCATGCCGACGATGAGCCGTGCGTGGTGCGTTTCGCCAACCCGCAGGAAGGGTCGGTGATCTTTGACGATCAGATCCGCGGACCTATCGAGTTCAGCAACCAGGAGCTGGACGATCTGATCATTCGTCGTACCGATGGTTCCCCGACCTATAACTTCTGCGTGGTGGTAGATGACTGGGATATGGCGATCACCCATGTGATCCGTGGTGAAGATCATATCAACAACACACCGCGCCAGATCAACATCCTCAAAGCGCTGAATGCGCCGGTGCCGGTTTACGCCCACGTGTCGATGATCAACGGCGATGACGGTAAAAAACTGTCCAAACGCCACGGTGCGGTGAGCGTGATGCAGTATCGTGACGACGGCTACCTGCCGGAAGCGCTGCTTAACTATCTGGTACGTCTGGGGTGGTCCCATGGCGATCAGGAGATCTTCACCCGCGAAGAGATGATCGAGTTCTTTTCGCTGGGGGCGGTCAGCAAATCCGCGAGTGCGTTCAACACCGACAAACTGCTGTGGCTGAACCATCACTACATCAATACGCTGCCGGCGGAATACGTGGCGACGCATCTGCAGTGGCACATCGAGCAGGAAAATATCGATACCCGTAATGGCCCACAGCTGGCCGAGCTGGTGAAACTGCTGGGCGAGCGTTGCAAAACGCTGAAAGAGATTGCTCAGAGCTGCCGCTACTTCTATGAAGAGTTCGCTGAGTTCGACGCCGATGCGGCGAAGAAACATCTGCGTCCGGTGGCGCGTCAGCCGCTGGAAGTGGTTCGCGACAAGCTGGCGGCGATCGGCGACTGGACAGCGGAAAACGTCCACCATGCAATTCAGGCAACCGCTGATGAGCTGGAAGTCGGCATGGGTAAAGTCGGCATGCCGCTGCGCGTGGCGGTTACCGGGGCAGGGCAGTCTCCTGCGCTTGACGTCACCGTCCACGCTATCGGTAAATCCCGTAGCGTTGAGCGTATCAACAAAGCGCTGGCTTTTATCGCTGAACGTGAAGGTCAGGCGTCCTGATTGGGACGTGGATGAAACAACGGCAGGGTTACCCCTGCCGTTTTTTTTGTCTGTTACACCGGGCTGGCGATGCCGAGGCGGGCAAGAAAGCCGCTAATCCCTTCCCGGGCCAGCAGATCGCGAAGCTGTAGCTGTTCGGCCGGAGTCATCAGTTGCAGGGTTTCCGTGATTTGCCGCCAGACCACGTCAGCCTCATTGACCAGATAAGCGCCGGGCGATTCCGCCAAATGATTGTCGGTAAACAGATGGCGCCTGGCAGGCGCATTGGTCAGAAATTCGAGCACCGGTTTGTCGATGACCACCAGTCGCGCGCGTCCTCCTTTGACGCCGGGTATCGCTTCCGTGCGCCATTTTTGCTGGCGAACCCAGCGATTGATCGTTTGTCTGGCCAGTCCCAGGCAGTCGGCGAGCTCTGCGGGTGTCATTTTATCTTTCAGTTTCATCATGCTTTACCGATCGCGGATCCCTAACCGAAGCAGTAACCCGGTGATCCCTTCGCGCAGCAACAGCGACATCAGCTGCTTCTGCTCGCTGGGAGTGAGCTCTTTGCTAAGGGTCAGCAGCAGCGATTCCAGATCGCTGTCGTGGGTAGAATAGGCGCCTGGTGTCTCTGCCACGCGCTGAGCGCTGCGGATAAACTCCCTGACTTGCTCATTGACATGGACCAGCCGCGCTTTGCCACCCTGGACGCCAGGCCGCGGAGAGGTTTGCCAGCCTTCTTTCCGCACCCATTTATTGATGGTTTGCCGACTATAGCCGGTCAGGTGGGCGATTTCTTCAGGTGTCATTCGTTCCTTGAGCATACTATTTCCTGAGTAAATGTATGGGAATTAGCTGCACATGTTATAGCATCCTTTTACGTGAAAAAGTGACCTGTTTAACTTCTGGCTGCGATAAGGCTCGCAATGTCAGCAAGTTGCCTGCTTTTTCAGCGATTGAATTGCGAAGGATAATTTTGCCGTTGACACCTGAGCGAGGAATTCATATTATGCCGCCCGTCAACACGACACGCTTTACGTTACGGGGCTATAGCTCAGCTGGGAGAGCGCTTGCATGGCATGCAAGAGGTCAGCGGTTCGATCCCGCTTAGCTCCACCAAATTCTGCACCCAGCAGATTTGGTTCGTAAAGAGGTCCTGTGGGGCTATAGCTCAGCTGGGAGAGCGCTTGCATGGCATGCAAGAGGTCAGCGGTTCGATCCCGCTTAGCTCCACCAAAATTCAGAACCCTCGCCTCGGCGGGGGTTTTTGTTTTTAGCTGTTTTCATGTAAAGCACTTTCTGGTTAAGTCAGTTAATCTCCAGCTATTAAAATCGAAAGTAATTTCAGACTTTTTCCTGATAATTCACCTTGCCTGCCCTAAATAAGCAACATAACATTTCCCCCATTAAACGTAATGAGGTTGCCGGAGTTTTAATTAACAATAATGCTTGATAAAATTAACATTAATATCAAAAAAACTCTGTTGGCCTTTCTCGTCAGTTTAGTCGCTATTCCGCTGGCTCGTTTTATTTCACCGCAAACGGTTATTGATGGCAATCTTATTTATATTGCCTGGCTGCCAATCAGCGTGATGTTTTCTGTTATTTTTATCTTTGGCCGCTATGCGATCGCACCATTAATTCTCGCGTTTGCCATTACCAATAGCTTTCTCATTGAATTAACGCTGTCACAGGCGCTTATTCTGCTCTTTTGTCAGCTGTTTGCTGTGTTTGTCTCCTGCGCTGTTTTACGCCTGATGGTGGGCAAGCGCTGGCGGTGTGGCCCCACGGCGAAACATATGGGGGCGCGGATCTTCTGGGGCGGCTTCTTCGCGCCGGTGCTGTTGAAAATCACCATGTACCTTGCCGGGCAATATTTTGCGTTTCCATTATCTATTACCAGTTACTTTGGTAGTATGCCGTTGATTTATACCGTAATAGATATCCAAAGTTTAATCAGCGCGGCATTAATTTTTACGACGTTTCTTTATTATCCAATGC
This window encodes:
- a CDS encoding MerR family transcriptional regulator, whose product is MMKLKDKMTPAELADCLGLARQTINRWVRQQKWRTEAIPGVKGGRARLVVIDKPVLEFLTNAPARRHLFTDNHLAESPGAYLVNEADVVWRQITETLQLMTPAEQLQLRDLLAREGISGFLARLGIASPV
- a CDS encoding YfeC-like transcriptional regulator, with the protein product MLKERMTPEEIAHLTGYSRQTINKWVRKEGWQTSPRPGVQGGKARLVHVNEQVREFIRSAQRVAETPGAYSTHDSDLESLLLTLSKELTPSEQKQLMSLLLREGITGLLLRLGIRDR
- a CDS encoding bile acid:sodium symporter family protein, with protein sequence MKLFRILDPFTATLVTVVLLASFFPARGAFVPFFEHLTTAAIALLFFMHGAKLSREAIIAGGSHWRLHLWVMCSTFILFPVLGVLFAWWAPVNVDPMLYSGFIYLCILPATVQSAIAFTSLAGGNVAAAVCSASASSLLGIFVSPLLVGVLMNLHGAGGSLEQVGKIMLQLLLPFVLGHLSRPWIGNWVAKHKKWIGKTDQTSILLVVYSAFSEAVVNGIWHKVGLGSLLFIVVVSLVLLAIVIAVNVFVARRCGFNKADEITIVFCGSKKSLANGIPMANILFPTSILGIMVLPLMIFHQIQLMVCAVLARRYKQQTDARLAEEKANAAKA
- the gltX gene encoding glutamate--tRNA ligase, which gives rise to MKIKTRFAPSPTGYLHVGGARTALYSWLFARNHGGEFVLRIEDTDLERSTPEAIEAIMDGMNWLNLQWDEGPYYQTKRFDRYNNVIDEMLEAGTAYKCYCSKERLEALREEQMANGEKPRYDGRCRHSHEHHADDEPCVVRFANPQEGSVIFDDQIRGPIEFSNQELDDLIIRRTDGSPTYNFCVVVDDWDMAITHVIRGEDHINNTPRQINILKALNAPVPVYAHVSMINGDDGKKLSKRHGAVSVMQYRDDGYLPEALLNYLVRLGWSHGDQEIFTREEMIEFFSLGAVSKSASAFNTDKLLWLNHHYINTLPAEYVATHLQWHIEQENIDTRNGPQLAELVKLLGERCKTLKEIAQSCRYFYEEFAEFDADAAKKHLRPVARQPLEVVRDKLAAIGDWTAENVHHAIQATADELEVGMGKVGMPLRVAVTGAGQSPALDVTVHAIGKSRSVERINKALAFIAEREGQAS
- a CDS encoding LysR family transcriptional regulator, translating into MNYSLRQLKVFVTVARARSFSRAGEMIGLSQSAVSHSVKELEHQTGVRLLDRTTREVVLTEAGQQLAGRLERLLDELTITLRDAGRVGQQMSGTVKVAASQTISAHLIPQCIAHSNRRYPDIDFVLHDRPQQWVLESIRHGEVDFGIVIDPGPAADLQCEVVLAEPFLLLCREDHPFAGLTEVPWQALQDERLILQDYASGSRPLIDAALSRLAIRANIVQEIGHPATLFPMVESGIGISVLPALALPLPQGSHLTVKRLTPVMERQLMLACRKNRSLSTAAQALWEIVREEGANLTAARVEDPLYQR